One genomic segment of Gopherus flavomarginatus isolate rGopFla2 chromosome 11, rGopFla2.mat.asm, whole genome shotgun sequence includes these proteins:
- the LOC127031127 gene encoding olfactory receptor 12D1-like, with the protein MALDGTFSLFAFLLLCLLPSTAMENQTAVREFILLGLTHLLVLQHPLFVLFLLLYVTSLLGNGAILAVVLAEPRLHTPMYFFLSNLSCLDIFYSTVTVPKMLAGFLSGQQTISFAGCLAQLHFFHFLGSSEAMLLAVMAYDRYVAICNPLRYRLVMSPQTCLFLAAATWAIGFLYALLHTVMSSQVHFCGPNIVYHFFCDIKPLLSLACSSTHLNMALLNFVTGSIALSSSILTFLSYLYIISFLLLKVRSQECRRKAFSTFASHLTVVSLFYMPVLGNYMISSPGSPSERDMISTLMYCILTPVLNPLIYTLRNEEVKTALKKFLNRKFYP; encoded by the coding sequence ATGGCATTGGATGGCACCTTCAGCCTGTTTGCTTTTCTCCTTCTTTGCCTTCTACCCTCTACAGCAATGGAGAACCAGACAGCAGTGAGAGAGTTCATCCTCCTGGGCCTGACCCATCTCCTGGTGTTACAGCACCCTCTATTTGTTCTCTTCCTCCTGCTCTACGTGACCAGTCTGCTGGGTAATGGGGCCATCTTAGCTGTGGTGCTGGCTGAGCCCCGgctccacacccccatgtatttcttcctgagCAACCTCTCCTGCCTGGACATCTTCTACAGCACAGTCACCGTACCCAAGATGCTGGCCGGCTTCCTCTCAGGGCAGCAGACCATCTCATTTGCAGgctgcctggcccagctccaCTTCTTCCACTTTCTGGGCAGCAGTGAGGCCATGCTGCTGGCCGTCATGGCCTATGaccgctatgtggccatctgcaaCCCGCTGCGCTACAGGCTGGTCATGAGCCCACAGACCTGCCTGTTCCTGGCAGCAGCCACCTGGGCTATTGGCTTCCTATATGCACTGCTGCACACAGTCATGTCATCTCAGGTGCATTTCTGTGGCCCCAACATTGTCTAccacttcttctgtgacatcAAGCCCCTGCTGAGCCTGGCCTGCAGCAGCACCCACCTCAACATGGCCCTGCTCAACTTTGTCACTGGGAGCATTGCGCTGAGTTCATCCATCCTCACATTTCTCTCCTACCTCTACATCATCTCCTTCCTTCTCCTGAAGGTCCGCTCACAGGAATGCAGAagaaaggccttttccacctttGCCTCCCACCTCACTGTGGTGTCTCTCTTCTATATGCCAGTCCTTGGTAATTACATGATTTCCTCTCCGGGTTCCCCCTCTGAAAGAGACATGATATCCACTCTCATGTACTGCATCCTCACCCCAGTTCTGAACCCCCTGATCTACACCCTGAGAAATGAGGAGGTGAAAACAGCACTAAAGAAATTCCTGAACAGAAAATTTTACCCTTGA
- the LOC127031208 gene encoding olfactory receptor 12D1-like: protein MDNKTEVSDFVLLGLTNLQGLKNFLFSFFLLLYMANVLGNGTIIVIVVAEPRLHTPMYFFLGNLSILDICFSTVAVPKMLSSFLSENQIISFAGCLAQLHFFHLIGSTEAMLLAVMAYDRYVAICKQLHYRLVMNSRACLFLAVATWSSGFLHALMSTVMTSLLHFCGPNLVPHFFCDIKPLLSLACGSTHLNLTLLNIDAGVLGLSSFILTLFSYIYIISFLLLKVHSQENRRKAFSTCTSHLTVVFLFYMPSISNYMIPFPGFPSERDMIPTLMYCIVTPVLNPLIYTLKNKEVKSTLKKFLNRKLFPERI, encoded by the coding sequence ATGGACAACAAGACAGAGGTGAGCGATTTCGTCCTCTTAGGCCTGACCAACCTCCAGGGTCTGAAGAACTTCctcttctctttcttcctcctgcTCTACATGGCCAATGTGTTGGGTAATGGGACCATCATAGTCATCGTAGTTGCCGAGCCCCGgctccacacccccatgtactttttcctggGCAACCTCTCCATCCTGGACATCTGCTTTTCCACGGTTGCTGTGCCCAAGATGCTGTCCAGTTTCCTATCTGAGAACCAGATCATTTCCTTTGCAGGCTGCCTGGCCCAGCTTCACTTTTTCCACCTCATCGGCAGCACTGAGGCCATGCTTCTGGCCGTCATGGCCTATGACCGCTACGTGGCCATCTGCAAGCAGCTGCACTACAGGCTGGTCATGAACTCACGGGCCTGCCTGTTCCTAGCAGTGGCCACCTGGTCCTCCGGCTTCCTGCATGCGCTGATGTCCACAGTGATGACCTCTCTGCTGCATTTCTGTGGCCCCAACCTCGTCCCCCACTTCTTCTGTGATATCAAGCCCCTGCTGAGCTTGGCCTGTGGCAGCACCCACCTCAACTTGACCCTGCTCAACATCGATGCCGGGGTCCTTGGTCTGAGTTCCTTCATCCTCACACTCTTCTCCTACATCTACATCATCTCCTTCCTACTCCTGAAGGTTCACTCACAGGAAAATAGGAGaaaggccttctccacctgcacatCCCACCTCACTGTGGTGTTTCTTTTCTATATGCCATCCATTAGCAATTACATGATTCCCTTTCCTGGTTTCCCCTCTGAAAGAGACATGATACCCACACTCATGTACTGCATCGTCACCCCAGTTCTGAACCCCCTGATCTACACCCTGAAAAATAAGGAGGTGAAATCCACCCTGAAGAAATTCCTAAACAGAAAACTTTTCCCTGAAAGGATTTGA